A single window of Poecilia reticulata strain Guanapo linkage group LG10, Guppy_female_1.0+MT, whole genome shotgun sequence DNA harbors:
- the LOC103470866 gene encoding LOW QUALITY PROTEIN: D(1) dopamine receptor-like (The sequence of the model RefSeq protein was modified relative to this genomic sequence to represent the inferred CDS: deleted 1 base in 1 codon), producing METGRALDGPCAVKFAWKRNFLAADTESSLGYLNGRMLPVGCKIPSAVQMECNLIYRIRGQRSTTDILCYSSQRRCSRTLQYDIDVVLSPAPAYSSSGMDLVNFTTVIDNGFLDEMPSSRVLTGCFLSLLILTTLLGNTLVCAAVTKFRHLRSKVTNFFVISLAVSDLLVAILVMPWKAVTEIAGFWPFGSFCDTWVAFDIMCSTASILNLCVISLDRYWAISSPFRYERKMTPKVAYVMISVAWTLSVLISFIPVQLNWHKAQSKPYKPLTEALVSLGSNTTSLRTSENCDSSLNRTYAISTSLISFYIPVAIMVATYTQIYRIAHRQIRRISALERAAESAKNRHNSVGRGSSIAESESSFKMTFKRETKVLKTLSVIMGVFVCCWLPFFILNCMVPFCEQSSGGEAFTCISPTTFDVFVWFGWANSSLNPIIYAFNADFRKAFSILLGCHRLYPGGHNVETASLNKK from the exons caaTTTCCTAGCAGCAGACACTGAATCCAGTCTGGGATATCTAAATGGAAGAATGTTGCCTGTGGGATGTAAAATACCATCTGCAGTTCAAATGGAGTGTAATCTAATTTACAGGATCAGGGGCCAAA GATCGACAACAGACATCTTGTGCTATTCATCCCAGAGGAGATGTAGCAGGACTCTTCAGTATGACATAGAC GTAGTCCTCTCCCCCGCCCCCGCCTACTCATCTTCAGGGATGGATCTCGTGAACTTCACGACCGTCATCGACAATGGCTTCTTAGACGAGATGCCGTCGAGCCGCGTGCTGACCGGCTGCTTCCTGTCGCTGCTCATCCTCACCACGCTGCTGGGGAACACGCTGGTCTGCGCTGCCGTCACCAAGTTTCGTCACCTGCGCTCCAAAGTCACCAACTTCTTCGTGATCTCGTTGGCCGTGAGCGACCTCTTGGTGGCCATCTTGGTGATGCCGTGGAAGGCGGTGACGGAGATCGCGGGCTTCTGGCCGTTCGGCTCCTTCTGCGACACCTGGGTGGCTTTTGACATCATGTGCTCGACCGCGTCCATTTTGAACCTCTGCGTGATAAGCCTGGACCGCTACTGGGCCATCTCCAGCCCCTTTCGCTATGAGAGGAAGATGACACCCAAAGTGGCCTATGTTATGATCAGCGTGGCCTGGACGTTATCTGTCCTCATTTCTTTTATCCCTGTGCAGCTGAACTGGCACAAAGCCCAGAGTAAACCTTACAAGCCGCTCACTGAGGCATTAGTGTCACTGGGATCAAACACTACATCCCTCCGCACTTCTGAAAATTGTGACTCCAGCCTGAACAGGACCTACGCCATCTCCACCTCACTCATAAGCTTCTACATCCCTGTTGCCATAATGGTCGCCACGTACACGCAGATTTACCGCATTGCTCACAGACAAATCAGGAGGATCTCTGCCCTGGAGCGTGCCGCAGAGAGTGCCAAGAACAGACACAACAGCGTGGGCCGAGGTTCCAGCATCGCAGAGTCCGAGAGCTCTTTCAAAATGACGTTCAAGAGGGAGACTAAAGTGCTGAAGACGCTGTCGGTGATAATGGGGGTGTTTGTGTGCTGCTGGCTGCCATTTTTCATCCTAAACTGCATGGTACCCTTCTGCGAGCAGTCAAGCGGAGGAGAGGCCTTCACTTGCATAAGTCCCACCACCTTTGACGTATTTGTGTGGTTCGGCTGGGCTAACTCCTCCCTCAACCCCATCATCTATGCCTTCAATGCTGATTTCCGCAAGGCCTTCTCCATCCTGCTGGGCTGCCACAGACTGTATCCAGGAGGCCACAACGTAGAGACGGCCAGTCTAAACAAGAAGTGA